In Methanocella paludicola SANAE, the sequence TTAATCTATCGTAACACTCTTTTTAAATCGCTATAATTTGAAAAATTAAAAAATATTAATGTTAATACAAAAGGAAGGATCTACCGGTCGAAATTATAGAGCTTCCTTTCTTTAACCTTCAAGTCATTAACAACGTCAGCCAACTCTTCGGTATCTGCCCGGATGGCCTCCAGCTGGTTGTAAACATCATTCAGCCGCCCGACGATCATGGCGAATTGTTCGTCGTCCACCGAGACCAGACTCCGGGGAGCGTTGACCTCCTGGTGGATGGCCTCGGCGATCGTCATCGCCTCTCGCTGTATGTCCACGAACGGCCCGTAGAAGACGGAGCGGGGCATGAGGTGCTCGTTGTCAGATTTTACTGTTTCGCTGTCACTCATATCAATCGACTCCTTCAATTTTATTAATTTTTTTTTAAAACAGTCAGGCTGGCTATCGCTCACTTTGCGAGGCTATGTTTGCCGATCCCAGGTTCTTTATGGAACTCGTAAGTCGATTGCTTTCCAAACGAATACAACTCACATGGTAACATAGGGCTTTATCGTATATATAAATTATCATTAATTGATGCTACATAACAAGTTTTATTAATATGAAATGCATAGTATTATTATACAATTGTTTGGAGATTAATTTATGACAAAACCGAAGCCCAAATCAACAGATAAAAAAGCCGTAAAAACAGGTGACATAACCGAGATCGTCGTCATCCTCGACCGCAGCGGCTCCATGTCGTCGGTCATCGACGATGCCATCGGCGGCTTCAACACATTCCTGGAAAAGCAGCAAGCCGATCCGGACCCAGCCTGGTTCACGCTGGTCCAGTTCAACGACCGCTCCGAGACCGTGTGTAGCGGCATCGATATCCGGGATGCTAAGCCCTATGATCGTAAGTCGTATGTACCTTCGGGCAACACGGCGCTCCTGGACGCGGTCGGGCAGGGCATCAACGACGTGCTCCAGAGGCCGGAAGATAGTAAAAGCAAGGTGCTTTTTGCCATTCTGACGGATGGGCAGGAAAACTCTTCGAGAGAGTTCACCAGGGAACAGATCCAGCGCCTGATCAAAATGCGCCAGGAGGCCGGTTGGGAGTTCGTCTATCTGGGCGTTGGGCTGGAGCAGTTCGATGCAGAGAGGGCGGGCGCCGGGATCGGTATTCATGCGGATAAGGTCGCCATCTATATGAAGAGTAAGATGGGCATTGACCTGGCTTCTGAGGAGATGCATAGGGCTGTGATGGAATATAAGAGAACGGGTAAGCTGGATAAGGATGAGTGGAAAAGAAGGCCCAGGTAAGCCGCTCATAACATAAAAGTTAGAAGATATTTTAGTTGCCCGGTAGCTAGCACATATTTATGCGAGCCGGGCTTTGATTTTTTTGTTGGTAAATTATCAGGGGGTTAAAAGCCGATGCTTGAGCCGAAGAAATCAGGTAAGGAGAAGCTGGCGGAGGGCATTATTGCGCTGGCAGTTCTCATCGTGATAGCCTCGGTCGTGTTACCGCTGATCAGCCCGGCTTTGTGCTGCACTCTGCCCGTGCTGTTGCCCTTACTATGGGCGGGGTATATTTATCAGCAATGGGAGGATAAATTAAAGAAAAAGCCTCCTATGCCGCCGGAGCAGATGCTCTAATGATCGCTGATGGGTTTAATTATTATCCCCATTTGGGCCTGATTCTTTTTCCCCATTACCTAACGCAAGATCTCTAACGCTCTGCTCTAATATCAACGGAGAATCAATATCCTTGTCAGTCGATATACCAAGCTCTTTAAATCTCCTGGCACTCACGAGCAATCTTGACTCCATCGAACCGACGGCGGAATTATATGAATTAACCGCTTTCTTGAGGCCCTTACCAACCTCGGACATGTTATCATTAAAAGTGATTATACGATTATAGAGCTCTTTACCAAGGTTCTTTATTTCTTCCGCATTCTCTGCGATCTGCTCCTGTCTCCACCCATATGCTACTGCTTTCAATAATGCGATCAGCGTTGTAGGTGTGGCTAGTATCACATTCCTTTCGACACCAAACTCGATAAGTGTAGGATCTTTTTCAAGAGCAGCACTGAAGAAGGTCTCGCCAGGCAAGAACATGACAACGAACTCAGGAGTGTCATTGAATTGTTGCCAGTATGACTTATCGCTTAGCTGTGTAATATGTTTCTTAACCTGCGAGGCATGATCGATCAGCTTTTCATTCTTTATATCGTCGTCCTTTGCTTCAATGGCATCAATATATGCGTATAAAGGCGCTTTCGAATCCACGATGATGTTCTTGCGGTTTGGAAGGTAAATGATCATGTCGGGACGTATATTGCAGCTCTCGTTCCTCAATGGTACCTGTTCTTTGAAGTCGCAATAATTCACCATCCCCGATAATTCCACGACTCTCTTTAGCTGAATCTCTCCCCATTGGCCACGTACCGAAGGCGCCCTCAGCGCTTTAACGAGGTTAGAAGTTTCCGACTGTAATAGTAATTCGGTTTGAGATAATGTTTTCACCTGTTCCTTTAATTCTGTATAGGCTGATACACGC encodes:
- a CDS encoding vWA domain-containing protein, whose protein sequence is MTKPKPKSTDKKAVKTGDITEIVVILDRSGSMSSVIDDAIGGFNTFLEKQQADPDPAWFTLVQFNDRSETVCSGIDIRDAKPYDRKSYVPSGNTALLDAVGQGINDVLQRPEDSKSKVLFAILTDGQENSSREFTREQIQRLIKMRQEAGWEFVYLGVGLEQFDAERAGAGIGIHADKVAIYMKSKMGIDLASEEMHRAVMEYKRTGKLDKDEWKRRPR
- the rmuC gene encoding DNA recombination protein RmuC, translated to MDLLTIGIVIGAIIVGFIFGFAITHISSKSKVQDAIARTKAESELQHVAQTEQMKFFDSQMRDLNDQLSQARSEAAQLREQVRAESDKRSAAEEKNNRIPELDSTIRAKDITIKDLQAQNTENQKQIEHLNTTLEKERKSTEEKLALLNEAQQKLSDAFNALSAEALKNNNQSFLDLAKTTLENYQNGAKVDLEVRQKAINDMVTPLKESLDKVDVKIQEMEKERVSAYTELKEQVKTLSQTELLLQSETSNLVKALRAPSVRGQWGEIQLKRVVELSGMVNYCDFKEQVPLRNESCNIRPDMIIYLPNRKNIIVDSKAPLYAYIDAIEAKDDDIKNEKLIDHASQVKKHITQLSDKSYWQQFNDTPEFVVMFLPGETFFSAALEKDPTLIEFGVERNVILATPTTLIALLKAVAYGWRQEQIAENAEEIKNLGKELYNRIITFNDNMSEVGKGLKKAVNSYNSAVGSMESRLLVSARRFKELGISTDKDIDSPLILEQSVRDLALGNGEKESGPNGDNN